The following are from one region of the Paenibacillus sp. JZ16 genome:
- a CDS encoding LuxR C-terminal-related transcriptional regulator, whose amino-acid sequence MSTPILSTKLYIPSPRSRAVLRPRLIEGLNEGLRLQRKLTMISASAGCGKTTLLSQWIKDSPLPVAWLSLEEGDREPARFLAYLVAALQTVGVEIGEGIMSKLQAPSPLPLPLEGIVTAILNHIAALPNRFILVLDDYHVLDSKAIDSALDFLIEHMPPQMHVVIASRQDLALPLARLRVRDQLTEVRTSDLRFTSDEASEFLRRSMGLDLSAEDAALLESRTEGWIAGLQLAALSLQGHHDAATFIRSFGGKHRDVLDYLVEEALQQQPEDIQDFLLNTSILERLCGPLCDYVLRSGARDSRLSAISGQETLEYLERVNLFIVPLDTERRWYRYHHLFSDALRQRLTRTGASAVGGERDVSELHRRASEWHERQDLLLEAFQHAIAASDVDRAARLIEGKGIPLIFRGAIGPVLHWLDSLPKEEMDARPALHVMHASTMLMVGQMTGIEPKLQAAETYLQAAEDDYTRDLIGHIASIRATLAVSQHQTETIMAESRRALEFLSPHNLPVRTATIWTLGYAYQLQGERAAAGKAYREAVIISQKIGHITINMMATLGLGMIQEAENQLYVAAETYRRVLDLAGDPPLPAACEAHLGLARICSEWNDLDAAEQHGQLALRLAGQFEHIDRGVACEVFLARLKLTRGAVSEAAAMLAKADHFARQHHFTHQLPHIAEAQVLALLRQGDVSSALQLAQRFELKLSLARVLLAQGDTATALVILEQLRTDMEVKEWMNEQLKVMVLQALALHACGEKRRAAQVIADVLEMGEPGGFIRMFIDEGEPMRELINAAALSKTRQKIDKPKHWPLSEAVNKSKQKLLSEAVDKPKQLPLRGAVDKAEQKLLWPIHDYLERLLHAFEAEGRERGVTSVFVPGFVRPADSLIEPLSRREMEVLRLIAEGLSNRQISERLFVTLSTVKGHNRMIFDKLQATRRTEAVARARELGLL is encoded by the coding sequence ATGTCCACGCCTATTTTGTCTACAAAATTGTATATACCATCTCCCCGATCGAGGGCTGTTCTTCGCCCCCGCCTAATCGAGGGTTTGAACGAGGGACTGCGTCTGCAGCGCAAGCTCACTATGATTTCTGCCTCTGCAGGCTGCGGTAAAACTACGCTGCTCAGCCAATGGATTAAAGATTCCCCGCTGCCCGTCGCCTGGTTGTCTTTGGAGGAGGGGGATCGTGAACCCGCAAGATTCCTGGCTTATCTTGTGGCCGCCCTGCAAACCGTCGGGGTTGAAATCGGAGAGGGCATCATGAGCAAACTCCAAGCGCCGTCCCCTCTTCCTCTGCCGCTCGAAGGTATCGTCACGGCCATCCTTAACCACATAGCGGCCCTGCCGAATCGATTCATTCTGGTTCTTGACGATTACCACGTGTTGGATTCCAAAGCGATAGACAGCGCTCTTGATTTTCTCATCGAGCACATGCCGCCGCAGATGCATGTGGTTATCGCCAGCCGCCAGGATCTCGCTCTGCCCTTGGCCCGGCTGCGTGTCCGGGACCAGTTGACGGAAGTGCGGACATCAGACTTGCGCTTCACATCCGATGAAGCCTCTGAATTTCTGCGCCGCTCCATGGGACTGGATTTGTCGGCGGAGGATGCAGCGCTCCTCGAATCGCGCACGGAGGGCTGGATTGCCGGCCTGCAATTAGCGGCGCTGTCTTTGCAGGGCCATCACGACGCTGCCACCTTTATCCGATCCTTCGGCGGCAAGCACCGTGACGTACTGGACTACCTGGTTGAAGAAGCACTGCAGCAACAGCCCGAGGATATTCAGGATTTTTTGCTAAACACCTCCATTCTTGAGCGGTTGTGTGGTCCATTGTGTGACTACGTTCTTCGGAGCGGAGCTCGTGATTCTCGGCTGAGCGCCATCTCCGGGCAAGAAACCCTGGAGTACCTGGAGCGCGTCAACCTGTTCATCGTTCCGCTGGACACGGAGAGGCGCTGGTACCGATATCACCATTTGTTCTCGGATGCGCTTCGGCAGCGTCTGACCCGAACGGGTGCTTCTGCGGTTGGCGGAGAGAGGGACGTGTCCGAATTGCATCGTCGTGCCAGTGAATGGCATGAACGTCAAGATCTTCTGCTGGAAGCTTTCCAGCATGCGATTGCCGCTTCGGATGTGGATCGCGCCGCACGTCTGATTGAAGGGAAGGGGATACCTTTGATCTTCCGTGGGGCAATAGGCCCTGTGCTCCATTGGCTGGATTCCTTGCCTAAGGAGGAGATGGATGCAAGGCCCGCGCTACATGTCATGCATGCTTCCACCATGTTAATGGTCGGTCAAATGACCGGTATCGAACCTAAACTTCAAGCCGCCGAAACCTATCTGCAAGCTGCGGAGGACGATTATACCCGGGATCTTATAGGGCATATCGCCTCCATACGTGCCACGCTTGCTGTCAGTCAACATCAGACGGAAACCATCATGGCGGAATCGCGCCGGGCCTTGGAATTTTTGAGTCCGCATAATCTGCCCGTGCGCACAGCGACGATATGGACGCTGGGATATGCCTACCAGCTGCAGGGGGAACGGGCCGCTGCTGGCAAGGCGTATCGGGAAGCCGTGATCATCAGTCAGAAGATTGGGCACATCACGATCAACATGATGGCGACGCTCGGACTCGGAATGATTCAGGAAGCGGAGAATCAGTTATATGTTGCGGCCGAGACGTATCGGCGCGTTCTGGATTTGGCGGGCGATCCTCCACTGCCGGCAGCATGCGAAGCACATCTGGGCCTAGCCCGAATATGCAGCGAGTGGAATGATCTGGATGCCGCGGAACAGCATGGACAGCTGGCCCTCCGCTTGGCCGGGCAGTTCGAGCATATCGACAGGGGCGTGGCCTGCGAGGTGTTTCTCGCAAGGCTGAAGCTTACACGGGGAGCGGTGAGCGAAGCGGCTGCCATGTTAGCCAAGGCGGATCACTTCGCCCGTCAGCATCATTTCACGCATCAGCTGCCCCATATTGCCGAAGCACAGGTGCTTGCCCTGCTGCGGCAAGGGGATGTCAGTTCAGCGTTGCAGCTTGCCCAGAGGTTTGAGCTCAAGCTAAGCCTAGCCAGGGTGCTGCTGGCACAGGGGGATACGGCGACAGCGCTGGTCATCCTCGAACAACTGCGGACGGATATGGAAGTTAAAGAATGGATGAACGAACAGCTTAAGGTGATGGTGCTGCAGGCTTTGGCCCTTCACGCCTGTGGGGAGAAACGGAGAGCGGCACAAGTTATTGCGGATGTGCTGGAGATGGGCGAGCCGGGCGGCTTCATCCGGATGTTTATCGATGAAGGGGAGCCGATGCGGGAATTGATCAACGCAGCAGCTTTGAGCAAAACGAGGCAGAAGATAGATAAGCCGAAGCATTGGCCATTAAGCGAAGCTGTAAACAAATCGAAGCAGAAGCTGTTAAGTGAAGCTGTAGACAAACCGAAACAGCTGCCCTTAAGAGGAGCCGTAGACAAAGCGGAGCAGAAGCTGTTATGGCCCATCCATGACTATCTGGAGCGATTGCTGCATGCATTTGAGGCTGAAGGACGGGAACGTGGAGTCACATCCGTATTCGTTCCTGGGTTTGTTCGGCCTGCGGATTCTCTGATTGAGCCGCTAAGCCGGCGGGAGATGGAGGTTCTGCGTCTCATTGCCGAGGGGCTATCGAATCGTCAGATTAGCGAGAGGCTTTTTGTTACGCTCAGCACCGTGAAAGGGCATAACCGGATGATTTTCGATAAACTCCAGGCCACGCGCCGTACCGAAGCTGTAGCGCGAGCGCGAGAGCTGGGTTTACTATAA
- a CDS encoding NAD(P)-dependent alcohol dehydrogenase codes for MKAMVCTAYGAPDVLQLQEVEKPIPKDREIRIKIYATTVNSGDCRVRGFRSPLLYRIPMRLVLGLRKPRQPILGVELAGEVEAIGRDVTQFKVGDQVLAFRGMRFGTYAQYICMREDALLLLKPDHVTYDDAAAVSFGGTTALHFLRKGNIRQGHKVLIYGASGAVGTLAVQLAKQHYGAEVTGVCSAVNMGLVRSLGADRVLDYTKEDITTTGDRYDIILDAVGKLPKSKCKHLLTPGGSYVTVEGQGVAKVLMEDLRLLAELLGTGKIKPVIDRRYALEQMAEAHRYVDEGRKRGSVVITVDHDH; via the coding sequence ATGAAAGCAATGGTATGCACCGCTTATGGAGCACCGGATGTTTTACAGCTGCAAGAGGTAGAGAAGCCGATCCCAAAGGATCGCGAAATTCGAATCAAAATTTATGCAACCACCGTCAATTCGGGGGATTGCCGCGTGCGGGGATTTCGCAGTCCTCTTTTGTACAGGATTCCCATGCGGCTGGTGCTGGGTTTGAGAAAGCCAAGACAACCGATACTCGGGGTAGAGCTGGCGGGGGAAGTCGAAGCGATTGGCAGGGATGTTACGCAATTCAAGGTAGGCGATCAGGTCTTGGCATTCAGGGGAATGCGATTCGGTACGTATGCCCAATATATCTGCATGCGTGAAGATGCGTTATTGCTGTTAAAGCCCGATCATGTGACTTATGACGATGCCGCCGCCGTATCTTTCGGAGGAACGACGGCCCTGCATTTTCTTAGAAAAGGGAATATCCGGCAGGGGCACAAGGTTCTGATTTATGGAGCGTCCGGTGCGGTTGGGACGTTAGCCGTACAGCTTGCTAAGCAACATTATGGAGCAGAGGTAACCGGCGTTTGCAGTGCCGTGAATATGGGGCTGGTGAGGTCGCTCGGAGCCGATCGGGTCCTTGATTATACCAAAGAGGACATTACGACGACCGGAGATCGATACGACATTATTCTGGACGCGGTCGGTAAACTGCCAAAATCCAAATGCAAGCATTTGCTCACCCCGGGCGGGAGCTATGTAACCGTTGAAGGGCAGGGGGTAGCCAAGGTGCTGATGGAGGATCTGAGATTGCTAGCGGAGCTGCTGGGAACGGGGAAGATCAAGCCGGTCATCGACAGAAGGTATGCATTGGAGCAAATGGCCGAGGCGCACCGGTATGTGGATGAAGGACGCAAGAGGGGCAGCGTTGTCATCACGGTGGACCATGATCATTGA
- a CDS encoding helix-turn-helix transcriptional regulator, with protein sequence MKIHHSIPWRDNLYLFNYRSVHTEPVEYFHYHEGLEILYIHEGAGRYFVDNQTYSLKPGTLVLIKPFQIHHIEVIVPPNYIRSLLKIKASVIERFLTALPQLTTAVSQLLEHPWSNQVFHLSPKDSIYLENQFLQLHEMLASVPSKVQKEVVALFLFQFFTYFSSHIYPADRSGGFKYPAPAASIEPVGAMVRWIGKHYHLSFTINEMAAELHFSPSYLSKLFKEQMGMTIIEYTNNKRLEEARTLLGLPFLTIEDVSKQAGFNYPSYFIAMFKKKYGLTPLQYRMQTEL encoded by the coding sequence ATGAAAATTCACCATTCGATTCCTTGGCGTGACAATCTGTATCTGTTCAACTATCGAAGCGTACATACCGAGCCAGTGGAGTATTTTCATTATCATGAAGGGTTGGAGATTCTGTACATTCACGAAGGCGCCGGAAGATATTTCGTCGATAATCAAACGTACTCGCTCAAGCCTGGCACCTTGGTGTTGATTAAACCTTTTCAAATTCACCATATTGAAGTCATCGTACCGCCGAATTACATTCGCAGCCTGCTGAAAATCAAAGCCTCCGTCATCGAGCGTTTCCTCACCGCACTCCCACAGTTAACAACCGCGGTTTCACAATTGCTGGAGCATCCGTGGTCCAATCAGGTGTTTCATTTGTCGCCCAAGGATTCCATATATTTGGAAAATCAGTTTCTGCAATTGCATGAAATGCTGGCCAGCGTTCCGTCCAAGGTTCAGAAGGAAGTTGTTGCCTTGTTTTTATTTCAATTCTTCACCTACTTCAGTAGCCATATTTACCCGGCGGATCGTAGCGGGGGCTTCAAGTATCCTGCTCCCGCTGCTTCGATCGAGCCTGTCGGCGCCATGGTTAGGTGGATCGGCAAGCACTATCATCTATCCTTCACGATTAACGAAATGGCTGCGGAGCTTCATTTCTCTCCCAGTTATTTGTCCAAGCTGTTCAAAGAGCAGATGGGCATGACCATCATCGAATATACGAACAACAAGCGCTTGGAGGAAGCCAGAACGCTTCTTGGCTTGCCGTTTCTAACAATCGAAGACGTCAGTAAACAGGCCGGATTCAACTACCCCTCGTATTTTATCGCCATGTTCAAGAAAAAGTACGGTTTAACGCCTCTTCAGTATCGAATGCAGACGGAATTATGA